A DNA window from Hordeum vulgare subsp. vulgare chromosome 1H, MorexV3_pseudomolecules_assembly, whole genome shotgun sequence contains the following coding sequences:
- the LOC123398960 gene encoding protein CDI-like, with protein sequence IDLEITSPRLPSLVSDLQSSPTSPASPSIKSRALLLRSIPLATAQIQTMTVPPSPEPFRVFVGYDPREHEAYEVCRRSLIRHATVPLDVRPVRQPDLRASGLYWRARGPTESTEFSFTRFLTPFLARYRGWALFIDCDFLYLADVAELIASAVPSDAAAASRLAVVCVKHVYQPLEATKMDGAIQTVYPRKNWSSMVLYNCAHPKNVAALTPDAVSTKPGAFLHRFSWLDDDEIGEVPFVWNFLVGHNRVDPDDPATQPKALHYTCGGPWFERYRDCEFADLWIKEAEELRADKEKRRAEKERLRLEDDEDDEGN encoded by the coding sequence ATAGATCTCGAGATCACCTCCCCCCGTTTGCCATCTTTAGTTTCAGACTTGCAATCCAGccccacctcgcctgcctccccctccattaaatcccgcgccctcctcctccgctCCATCCCCCTCGCCACCGCCCAGATCCAGACCATGACGGTGCCGCCGTCGCCGGAGCCGTTCCGCGTCTTCGTCGGGTACGACCCGCGGGAGCACGAGGCGTACGAGGTGTGCCGCCGCAGCCTGATCCGCCACGCCACCGTGCCGCTCGACGTGCGCCCCGTGCGCCAGCCGGACCTCCGCGCGTCGGGTCTCTACTGGCGCGCGCGGGGCCCCACCGAGAGCACCGAGTTCTCCTTCACCCGCTTCCTCACCCCCTTCCTCGCCCGCTACCGCGGCTGGGCGCTCTTCATCGACTGCGACTTCCTCTACCTCGCCGACGTCGCCGAGCTCATCGCCTCCGCCGTGCCCtcggacgccgccgccgccagccgcctcgCCGTCGTCTGCGTCAAGCACGTGTACCAGCCCCTCGAGGCCACCAAGATGGACGGCGCCATCCAGACCGTGTACCCGCGCAAGAACTGGTCCTCCATGGTGCTCTACAACTGCGCCCACCCCAAGAACGTTGCCGCGCTCACACCGGACGCCGTCAGCACCAAGCCCGGCGCCTTCCTCCACCGCTTCTCCTGGCTCGACGACGACGAGATCGGGGAGGTGCCCTTCGTCTGGAACTTCCTCGTCGGCCACAACAGGGTCGACCCCGACGACCCGGCCACGCAGCCCAAGGCCCTGCACTACACCTGCGGGGGGCCCTGGTTCGAAAGGTACAGGGACTGCGAGTTCGCCGACCTCTGGATCAAAGAGGCAGAGGAGCTCAGGGCCGACAAGGAGAAGCGCAGGGCCGAGAAGGAGAGGCTCCGGCtcgaggacgacgaggacgacgaggggAATTGA
- the LOC123434077 gene encoding electron transfer flavoprotein-ubiquinone oxidoreductase, mitochondrial isoform X1, whose translation MHRVLRAAVAAAAGIAAAPTRRHRAPSWSAAAARWFSAEREAMSYDVVIVGAGPAGLAAAIWLKQLCRAADTDLSVCVLEKGAEVGAHVLSGNVFEPRALDELIPEWRQEDAPIRVPVSSDKFWMLTKNKAWTLPSPFDNKGNYVISLSQLVRWMSVKAEELGVEVYPGFAASEILYDENQIVTGVATNDVGIAKDGSKQETFQPGVELRGRITLLAEGCRGSLSEKIITNYKLRESGQGQHQTYALGIKEVWEIEEGKHEPGSVIHTVGWPLDMKTYGGSFLYHLDDRQLAIGLVVALNYRNPFLSPYDEFQKFKQHPAIRTLLEGGTVLQYGARTLNEGGFQSIPNPVFPGGAIIGCSAGFLNVPKIKGSHTAMKSGRDVHKVCLRRKQLSRLWLKDLPWICTGRISRSHGYGTNSIELEIIDRHLNTDLFLAWPCQQWNGEVPIGKSPFTLKHGKPDHEATEMANLHSPISYPKPDGQVSFDVPSSLYRSNTNHEHDQPPHLRLRDPAVPESINLPQYAGPESRYCPARVYEYVSDENGDPKLHINAQNCLHCKACDIKDPKQNIEWTVPEGGGGPGYTVM comes from the exons ATGCATCGAGTCCTCCGCGCGGCTGTGGCGGCGGCCGCGGGGATTGCCGCGGCCCCGACTCGCCGCCACCGCGCGCCCAGCTGGAGCGCGGCCGCAGCGAGGTGGTTCTCGGCCGAACGGGAGGCGATGAGCTACGACGTCGTGATCGTGGGCGCCGGGCCAGCGGGCCTCGCCGCCGCCATCTGGCTGAAGCAGCTCTGCCGCGCGGCCGACACCGACCTCTCCGTCTGCGTCCTCGAGAAGGGAGCCGAAGTCG GTGCTCATGTACTGTCAGGGAATGTGTTCGAGCCCCGTGCGTTGGATGAGCTCATCCCGGAGTGGAGGCAAGAGGAT GCCCCAATCAGAGTCCCTGTCTCATCTGACAAGTTCTGGATGTTAACAAAGAACAAGGCATGGACACTTCCATCTCCTTTTGATAACAAAGGGAACTATGTAATAAG CTTGAGCCAATTGGTAAGATGGATGTCCGTAAAGGCTGAAGAGTTAGGTGTTGAAGTGTATCCAGGGTTTGCTGCGAGTGAG ATCCTTTATGATGAAAATCAAATAGTTACAGGCGTTGCAACCAATGATGTTGGTATTGCTAAAGATGGTAGTAAACAGGAAACTTTTCAACCGGGTGTGGAACTAAGAG GGCGAATAACACTTCTAGCTGAGGGTTGCCGGGGTTCATTATCAGAG AAAATAATAACGAATTACAAGCTCAGAGAAAGTGGACAAGGCCAACATCAGACATATGCTCTCGGAATTAAAGAG GTCTGGGAGATAGAAGAAGGAAAGCATGAGCCAGGTTCTGTGATTCATACTGTAGGGTGGCCTTTGGACATGAAGACATATGGAGGATCATTTCTATACCACCTTGATGATAGACAG TTAGCAATTGGTCTGGTTGTTGCCTTGAATTATCGAAATCCTTTTCTCAGCCCCTATGATGAATTCCAG AAATTCAAGCAGCACCCTGCGATCAGAACACTTCTGGAAGGTGGAACAGTTCTTCAGTATGGTGCTCGTACTTTGAATGAAGGTGGTTTTCAG TCAATACCAAATCCAGTTTTCCCCGGTGGTGCAATTATTGGATGCTCTGCAGGGTTCCTAAATGTTCCCAAAATAAAAGGATCACATACCGCTATGAAATCAG GTAGAGATGTGCACAAGGTATGCTTGCGGCGGAAGCAACTTTCAAGGCTTTGGTTGAAGGATCTTCCATGGATATGTACTGGGAGAATCTCAAGAAGTCATGGATATGGGACGAACTCTATAGAGCTCGAAATTATAGACCG GCATTTGAATACGGATTTATTCCTGGCATGGCCTTGTCAGCAGTGGAACGGTGAGGTCCCAATTG GGAAGTCACCTTTTACACTGAAGCATGGGAAACCTGACCATGAAGCTACAGAA ATGGCCAATCTGCATTCGCCTATTTCGTATCCAAAACCAGATGGGCAGGTGTCCTTTGATGTTCCGTCTTCTTTATACAG GAGCAACACAAACCATGAGCATGACCAGCCTCCTCATCTCCGCTTGAGGGATCCTGCAGTACCTGAAAGCATAAATCTCCCACAGTATGCTGGACCAGAGTCGCGTTATTGTCCAGCTCGAGTTTACGA ATATGTATCTGACGAGAATGGTGACCCGAAGCTTCACATAAATGCTCAAAATTGCCTTCATTGCAAG GCTTGTGACATAAAAGATCCGAAGCAAAACATCGAGTGGACCGTCCCGGAAGGCGGAGGAGGGCCTGGTTACACGGTGATGTGA
- the LOC123434077 gene encoding electron transfer flavoprotein-ubiquinone oxidoreductase, mitochondrial isoform X2, which translates to MHRVLRAAVAAAAGIAAAPTRRHRAPSWSAAAARWFSAEREAMSYDVVIVGAGPAGLAAAIWLKQLCRAADTDLSVCVLEKGAEVGAHVLSGNVFEPRALDELIPEWRQEDAPIRVPVSSDKFWMLTKNKAWTLPSPFDNKGNYVISLSQLVRWMSVKAEELGVEVYPGFAASEILYDENQIVTGVATNDVGIAKDGSKQETFQPGVELRGRITLLAEGCRGSLSEKIITNYKLRESGQGQHQTYALGIKEVWEIEEGKHEPGSVIHTVGWPLDMKTYGGSFLYHLDDRQLAIGLVVALNYRNPFLSPYDEFQKFKQHPAIRTLLEGGTVLQYGARTLNEGGFQSIPNPVFPGGAIIGCSAGFLNVPKIKGSHTAMKSGMLAAEATFKALVEGSSMDMYWENLKKSWIWDELYRARNYRPAFEYGFIPGMALSAVERYIFKGKSPFTLKHGKPDHEATEMANLHSPISYPKPDGQVSFDVPSSLYRSNTNHEHDQPPHLRLRDPAVPESINLPQYAGPESRYCPARVYEYVSDENGDPKLHINAQNCLHCKACDIKDPKQNIEWTVPEGGGGPGYTVM; encoded by the exons ATGCATCGAGTCCTCCGCGCGGCTGTGGCGGCGGCCGCGGGGATTGCCGCGGCCCCGACTCGCCGCCACCGCGCGCCCAGCTGGAGCGCGGCCGCAGCGAGGTGGTTCTCGGCCGAACGGGAGGCGATGAGCTACGACGTCGTGATCGTGGGCGCCGGGCCAGCGGGCCTCGCCGCCGCCATCTGGCTGAAGCAGCTCTGCCGCGCGGCCGACACCGACCTCTCCGTCTGCGTCCTCGAGAAGGGAGCCGAAGTCG GTGCTCATGTACTGTCAGGGAATGTGTTCGAGCCCCGTGCGTTGGATGAGCTCATCCCGGAGTGGAGGCAAGAGGAT GCCCCAATCAGAGTCCCTGTCTCATCTGACAAGTTCTGGATGTTAACAAAGAACAAGGCATGGACACTTCCATCTCCTTTTGATAACAAAGGGAACTATGTAATAAG CTTGAGCCAATTGGTAAGATGGATGTCCGTAAAGGCTGAAGAGTTAGGTGTTGAAGTGTATCCAGGGTTTGCTGCGAGTGAG ATCCTTTATGATGAAAATCAAATAGTTACAGGCGTTGCAACCAATGATGTTGGTATTGCTAAAGATGGTAGTAAACAGGAAACTTTTCAACCGGGTGTGGAACTAAGAG GGCGAATAACACTTCTAGCTGAGGGTTGCCGGGGTTCATTATCAGAG AAAATAATAACGAATTACAAGCTCAGAGAAAGTGGACAAGGCCAACATCAGACATATGCTCTCGGAATTAAAGAG GTCTGGGAGATAGAAGAAGGAAAGCATGAGCCAGGTTCTGTGATTCATACTGTAGGGTGGCCTTTGGACATGAAGACATATGGAGGATCATTTCTATACCACCTTGATGATAGACAG TTAGCAATTGGTCTGGTTGTTGCCTTGAATTATCGAAATCCTTTTCTCAGCCCCTATGATGAATTCCAG AAATTCAAGCAGCACCCTGCGATCAGAACACTTCTGGAAGGTGGAACAGTTCTTCAGTATGGTGCTCGTACTTTGAATGAAGGTGGTTTTCAG TCAATACCAAATCCAGTTTTCCCCGGTGGTGCAATTATTGGATGCTCTGCAGGGTTCCTAAATGTTCCCAAAATAAAAGGATCACATACCGCTATGAAATCAG GTATGCTTGCGGCGGAAGCAACTTTCAAGGCTTTGGTTGAAGGATCTTCCATGGATATGTACTGGGAGAATCTCAAGAAGTCATGGATATGGGACGAACTCTATAGAGCTCGAAATTATAGACCG GCATTTGAATACGGATTTATTCCTGGCATGGCCTTGTCAGCAGTGGAACG CTACATATTCAAAGGGAAGTCACCTTTTACACTGAAGCATGGGAAACCTGACCATGAAGCTACAGAA ATGGCCAATCTGCATTCGCCTATTTCGTATCCAAAACCAGATGGGCAGGTGTCCTTTGATGTTCCGTCTTCTTTATACAG GAGCAACACAAACCATGAGCATGACCAGCCTCCTCATCTCCGCTTGAGGGATCCTGCAGTACCTGAAAGCATAAATCTCCCACAGTATGCTGGACCAGAGTCGCGTTATTGTCCAGCTCGAGTTTACGA ATATGTATCTGACGAGAATGGTGACCCGAAGCTTCACATAAATGCTCAAAATTGCCTTCATTGCAAG GCTTGTGACATAAAAGATCCGAAGCAAAACATCGAGTGGACCGTCCCGGAAGGCGGAGGAGGGCCTGGTTACACGGTGATGTGA